In Panicum virgatum strain AP13 chromosome 4N, P.virgatum_v5, whole genome shotgun sequence, a single window of DNA contains:
- the LOC120668577 gene encoding thaumatin-like protein, whose product MTMAMRAVAAAAVLLLAAAGGASAATLALYNRCGETVWPGIQPSAGKELLARGGMQLAPGHAASIRLPAGWSGRVWGRQGCRFDAAGRGRCATGDCGRTLYCNGAGGAPPATLAEITLASAPAAQDFYDVSLVDGYNIPIAMTPFHGSGANCVPAGCVSDLNRVCPQGLAVRGGDGNRVVACRSACAAYGAPQYCCTGQFGSPQQCKPTAYSRLFKSACPKAYSYAYDDPTSILTCSAGASYVVTFCPHHR is encoded by the coding sequence ATGACGATGGCAATGCgcgcggtggccgcggccgcggtgctcctcctggcggcggccgggggcgcgtcggcggcgacgcTAGCGCTGTACAACCGGTGCGGCGAGACGGTGTGGCCGGGCATCCAGCCGAGCGCGGGCAAGGAGCTCCTCGCCCGCGGCGGGATGCAGCTGGCGCCCGGCCACGCGGCCTCCATCCGGCTCCCCGCCGGCTGGTCGGGGCGCGTGTGGGGCCGGCAGGGGTGCAGGTTcgacgcggcggggcgcgggcggTGCGCCACGGGCGACTGCGGGCGGACGCTCTACTGCAACGGCGCCgggggcgcgccgccggccacgctggCGGAGATCACGCTGGCGTCGGCGCCCGCGGCGCAGGACTTCTACGACGTGAGCCTGGTGGACGGGTACAACATCCCCATCGCCATGACGCCGTTCCACGGGTCCGGCGCCAACTGCGTGCCCGCCGGGTGCGTCAGCGACCTCAACCGCGTGTGCCcgcaggggctcgccgtccgcggcggcgacgggaacCGCGTCGTGGCGTGCCGCAgcgcctgcgccgcctacgGCGCGCCGCAGTACTGCTGCACGGGGCAGTTCGGGAGCCCCCAGCAGTGCAAGCCCACGGCCTACTCGCGTCTCTTCAAGTCGGCGTGCCCCAAAGCCTACTCCTACGCCTACGACGACCCAACCTCCATCCTCACCTgctccgccggcgcctcctACGTCGTCACCTTCTGCCCACACCACCGCTGA